Genomic DNA from Caloranaerobacter ferrireducens:
GGACCTTTTTAGGTAGCTTATCACATTCTGTGTTTGATATGCTTAATTCTTATGGTGCTAGGTTTTTATTACCATTTACAAAGAGAAAGTTTTCAGCAAGTTTGTTAATGTTATTTGATCCTTTTATAATATTTTTATCGTTAGGCATGGTATTTTTATTTAAAGACACAGTTATGAAAGGAATTGTATTTTCATTAATTTTTGCAATTTATTTATTGTTTAGAATTCATATGAGAAGTAGTGTTACAAAAGTACTTTATAATAGTTTTAAAAATAAAAGTAGTATTAAAAGAATTAATATTTTACCTTCATTTTTTAATCCTTTAAAATGGGATTTTATTGTAGAAACTAAAGGTTCGAACATTGTGGGACAAGTTTATTATTTAAATAAAAATATTACAATAAGAAAGAAATTTAAAAAAACTAATCATAAACTTATTAAGCAGTTCGATGAAACTAAGCTTGGTAGATATTTTTCTGAATTTACACCTATAAAGCATATTAAAGTCATAGATAAGGGTGAAGAAATTATCTTAAGAGTAATAGATTTGAGATATTATTTGAGAAATGAATTTATGCATCATGCTACGGCGGTTTTTAATTTTGAAAAGAAAATAGTTAAAACTATATTCCATCCGTATAGTTTAAAAAGAGAGATATTAGTAGAAGAAAGAGAGATTGCATAGAGCTGTTAAATACAGCTCTATTTTTTTGCATTTTTTGAGCTAAATTGGTAAATATTATATTTTGCATAAATAATTTACAATATCAATATTATAGATTGAGACTTAAATTAAGGAGGCTGAGATTATTGCAGAAAAAACTACTACTTATAATATTGGCAGTATTATTTTTCACACTAAACATTAATGTTTATGCTGAGAGTGTTGAAAATCAGTATAAAATAGTCATTAATATACCTTCTAGAAAATTAACTTTATTTAAAGATGATATGATTATTAAAGAATATCCAGTTGCCGTAGGAAAATCAAAAACTCAAACCCCTATTGGTGAATTTAAAATAATAAATAAAGTTATAAATCCTTATTATGCTAAAAAAAACATACCTGGAGGAAGTCCAAGAAATCCCTTAGGAAGCAGATGGATGGGATTTAAGCCACACTATGGAATACATGGAAATAGTGATCCTAGTTCAATTGGTACCTTTGCTTCAGGCGGATGTGTTAGAATGTATGAAAGAGATATTCAAGAAATATTCGATATAGTACCTATAGGCACTCCAGTTCAGATAAAATATGACTTAATAGAGATAGTTAATGACATAGATGGAGAAGAGCCTATTTTGATTATTTATCCAGACTATTATAATAAAGTTCGTGATATAAAGGAATTAATTAAACAGAAATTAGAAGAATTAAATTTATATAATGAGATATCAGAGAAAAGATTAGAAGAAGTAACTAATTTAGCTAAGAACAAAAAAGTTGTTTTTTCCAATAATTTAACTTTTTTTATAAATAAAAAATATATAACTGACGATGTGAAAATTATAGAAGGAGTATATTATATAAACTTAAATAAGTTCGGAAAATGGTTGAATACTAATGTACCAATTATATATAAAGAGAGCTATGCTTATGTAATGGGAAGCTTTATTAAAACAGTATATGTCGATAATAAACACTATATAGCTTTATCAGATATACAGAAACTTTTAGGAGGACAATTAGATATAAATAAGGATGCGTATTTGATTGAATTAAGTACTGACGCAGTATTTCTTAACAATAAATATTTAACTAATCAAGTTTTGAATATAACTACAAATCCCAAAATAAGGTTGTCAGTTATCAGTCAATATCTAGATATTGGTATTCAATTTGAACAAAATGAAATAAAATATTACTTGAGAAATGGAAAGGAAATTCCATATGAACTTTATGAAGGAATACCTTATGTTGATGCAAATTACTTAAAA
This window encodes:
- a CDS encoding metal-dependent hydrolase, encoding MDPITHGIIGLGLSTLSGEPINITNPLMLGSVIGAMSPDIDIVFRLKGQYEYLKHHRGMTHSILGIGFISLVISAALSLIFKDYSFFRIFIWTFLGSLSHSVFDMLNSYGARFLLPFTKRKFSASLLMLFDPFIIFLSLGMVFLFKDTVMKGIVFSLIFAIYLLFRIHMRSSVTKVLYNSFKNKSSIKRINILPSFFNPLKWDFIVETKGSNIVGQVYYLNKNITIRKKFKKTNHKLIKQFDETKLGRYFSEFTPIKHIKVIDKGEEIILRVIDLRYYLRNEFMHHATAVFNFEKKIVKTIFHPYSLKREILVEEREIA
- a CDS encoding L,D-transpeptidase, whose translation is MQKKLLLIILAVLFFTLNINVYAESVENQYKIVINIPSRKLTLFKDDMIIKEYPVAVGKSKTQTPIGEFKIINKVINPYYAKKNIPGGSPRNPLGSRWMGFKPHYGIHGNSDPSSIGTFASGGCVRMYERDIQEIFDIVPIGTPVQIKYDLIEIVNDIDGEEPILIIYPDYYNKVRDIKELIKQKLEELNLYNEISEKRLEEVTNLAKNKKVVFSNNLTFFINKKYITDDVKIIEGVYYINLNKFGKWLNTNVPIIYKESYAYVMGSFIKTVYVDNKHYIALSDIQKLLGGQLDINKDAYLIELSTDAVFLNNKYLTNQVLNITTNPKIRLSVISQYLDIGIQFEQNEIKYYLRNGKEIPYELYEGIPYVDANYLKENTKLTLDISTFRKQLTITKNPMIICDGVIYESILYDNELYIPLNVLIKDDGNIDFNNIFVNFERIPVICVEDTRYIPFKKVKNLFNLIIDDYGTRIALNKRIFNILD